A genomic segment from Malus domestica chromosome 05, GDT2T_hap1 encodes:
- the LOC139196643 gene encoding uncharacterized protein yields MDACAKLVDGIRGVVCPSSFAKYMTEYRMTALFAMMQKTVILAVESMLLNQEDTKAAKEVEKTMAAEAYSTAEKIKRLESELVALKGSNIFTPISLQLETVRKEIVDLKTRLDVIQVKYESAEKEIKCYIPQIQDLECAISKLRSTAYAKDEELIATYNQVIHFKNIVDKLEPQVLELQSALKINESLKKEVHEL; encoded by the coding sequence atggatgcATGTGCCAAGCTTGTTGATGGCATTAGAggggttgtttgcccaagttcctttgcaaAGTATATGACCGAATATAGAATGACTGCTCTGTTTGCCATGATGCAGAAAACGGTGATTTTGGCAGTCGAGTCTATGCTTCTTAATCAAGAGGATACTAAGGCTGCCAAGGAAGTGGAAAAAActatggcagctgaagcttattccACTGCCGAGAAGATCAAGAGGTTAGAGtctgagctcgttgctttgaaaGGGTCTAATATCTTTACCCCCatttctctgcagcttgagactGTTCGCAAAGAGATTGTTGACTTGAAGACCAGGCTTGAtgtgatccaagttaagtatgaaagtgcagagaaggagattaaatgttacatacctcagattcaagatcttgagtgtgCCATTTCTAAGCTTCGTTCCACTGCTTacgcaaaggatgaagagttgattgctacttataatcaagtgattcaCTTCAAGAATATCGTTGATAAGCTTGAacctcaagtgttggaactccaaagTGCACTAAAGATCAATgaaagtctgaagaaggaagtTCATGAGCTGTAG
- the LOC139196101 gene encoding uncharacterized protein, translating to MSFAIGGRGMIIMATDYFTKLVEAEPMTSTTQTNIERFIWRNIICRFGISQPIITGNDPQFIGKDLVKFFQKYGIKQRMSTPRYPQGNGQAKASNMPILDYLKKSFSDNKGKWLNELLECLWAYHTTK from the coding sequence ATGTCGTTCGCTATTGGGGGCAGAGGTATGATAATCATGGCaactgactacttcaccaagttggtggaagcagagcccatgacaaGCACAACTCAGACGAACATAGAGCGctttatatggaggaacatcatttgccgatttgggaTCTCTCAACCCATCATCACAGGCAACGACCCACAATTCATAGGCAAAGATTTGGTGAAGTTTTTCCAGAAATACGGCATAAAGCAACGCATGTCCACCCCGAGGTATCCCCAAGGCAATGGGCAAGCCAAAGCATCCAATATGCCTATTCTCGACTACCTCAAGAAATCATTCTCCGACAATAAGGGAAAATGGCTAAACGAACTTCTCGAATGTCTATGGGCGTATCACACAACCAAATGA